The Chloroflexota bacterium genome includes the window CTGGGTCATCGATCCTCTGGACGGTACCAATAACTACGTCCACGGCGTTCCCTTCTTCTGCGTGGCCATCGCCCTGGCGAGCAGCCAGGAAGTGCTTTTAGGAGTGACTTACGATCCGGTGAGGAGAGAGCTTTTCGCGGCGCAGAAAGGATATGGTGCCTCACTTAATGGACAGCCGATCTCCGTGGCCCGGCGCACGTCGATGAAGGAGTGTTTTCTTGGCTGTGACCTGGGCTATGATGCCGATAAAGGGAAGGCGATGCTGGACGCCGCGGGGTCTTGCTGGCCCGAACTGGGTGGTCTGAGGTTGATGGGGTCGGCAGCTTTGGGCCTGGCTTACGTCGCCTGCGGGCGACTGGATGCTTACATCCATCCCTATCTCTACCCCTGGGATCTGGCCGGCGCCGTTGCGCTGGTGGAGGGAGCAAAGGGGAAGATGACCGACTGGCAGGGCAAACCGGCCACTATTCACAGCAGGGAGATCGTGGCGGGCAATGAGATAGTGCACCGGCAGTTTCTGGCACTAATCGAGGGCCAGCCGCAACTGCGTTTCAATGACATCTGAGGCATATCAGGGATGGCTTTACCCCACCCCGGGAGTGCTTCGTCGCCCATCTTAGTAGTCCTTCACTTTGTGAAGGACTCGCAATGACACAGAAATAATGACTGCTGTCCTGCGTCAGCCTACACAGGGCGGTGCTTGTGGACAAACCTGGCCATTCTGTTCAGTGCCTCCCCAATATTGCTCATTGAGGTAGCATAGCAGCAACGGATATGCCCTTCCCCGCATTTGCCGAACGCTGTGCCGGGGACCACAGCTACCTTCTCTTCCATGAGCAGGCTCTCCGCAAACTCCTCTGAAGACATGCCGGTGCTTCTGATCGAGGGGAAGGCGTAGAAAGCCCCCCTGGGCTCAAAGCAGTCCAGCCCCATATTGTTGAGTCCCTTGACAATGACGTGGCGGCGGCGGTCGTATTCTTCTATCATCCGCTTTGCTTCCGGCTCCCCTGACCTGAGGGCTTCGATGGCGGCTATCTGCCCCATGGTGGGAGCGCATAGCGCCGTGTATTGATGAATCTTGGTCATAGCAGCGATGATCTCGTGACTGGCGGCTGCGTATCCGATACGCCACCCTGTCATGGCGTAGGCTTTGGAAAAGCCTCCCAGCATAATGGTGTAGTCCTTCATACCGGGCAGGCAGGCAAAGCTGGTAGGCTCCATGTCGTAGACCAGCAGGTTGTAGATCTCGTCGGAGATGACCAGCAGTTTGCGCCGCCTGGCTACATCGGCAATCTCGGCCAGTCTTTCCATTTCCATTACCGCCCCGGTGGGATTGGACGGGTAGCCAATGAGAATGGCTTTGGTTCTGGGCGTGATGGCAGCTTCGACATCGGAGGCCGGCAGCCTGAATTCATTTTCACAGTAGGTGGGAACCTGGACGGGCACGCCGTCGGCAAAAAGGACACATGCCGGATAGGCCACGTAGGCCGGATCGGGCATGATCACTTCGTTTCCAGGGTCGATGATGGCCCGCACTGCCAGGTCGAGTCCCTCGCTGACACCGCTGGTGATGAGGAGCTCGGTATCGGGATCGTAGTCCAGATTGTAGGTCCTCTTGAGATAGGCAGACAGTTCCCGGCGCAGTTCCAGCATCCCCGCATTGGAGGTGTACATGGTGAAGCCTTGCTCCAGAGATCGGATGGCTGCCTCGGTGATATGCCACGGGGTGGCAAAATCGGGTTCGCCCACCCCCATGGAGATAACCCCCTCCATGGAGGAGATGAGATCGAAGAACTTCCTGATACCTGAAGGTGGTACCTTATCCAGACGTCTTGCCGTGCACTTTTTCATATGGTCAGCGGCAACCGCCTGTCCTCCCCTCCGGCATCCAGGATTTCGCCGTCCTCCTTGTAGCGCTTGAGCAGGAAATGGGTCACTGTTCCATGGACACCATCCAGAGGAGCCAGCTTCTGAGAGACGAAGGAGGCGACTTCCTGCATAGTCTTGCCGACCACAAAGACCGCCAGGTCGTAGGTGCCGGAGACCAGATAGAGCGTGCGAACCTGAGGGAAGCGGTAGATGCGTTCGGCCACAGCATCAAATCCCACGTCCTTCTGGGGCTGCATTTTTACCTCGATCATGGCCCATACCTTCTCATCATGGCCTACCTTCTCCCAGTTAATCATGGTCTTGTACTTGACAATGACGCGTTTCCTCTCGGCCTTCTTGATGATGTTCTTCACCTCAGCCACTGATATGCCGGTCATGGTGGCAATCTGTTTCGGTGTTGCCCTGGCATCATTTTCCAGAATCTCCAGAATCTTCCTCATCCCATCTCCTTTCGGCCGCGTCTCCAACCGACCACTCAT containing:
- a CDS encoding inositol monophosphatase family protein; this translates as MMVRLPLSRSGREVLEIATQAAEEAGSLLLKHMHGQLKLGYKEGRANLVTDVDVLAEKSVMSVLRSEYPDFDILSEESPAIVQGSPYTWVIDPLDGTNNYVHGVPFFCVAIALASSQEVLLGVTYDPVRRELFAAQKGYGASLNGQPISVARRTSMKECFLGCDLGYDADKGKAMLDAAGSCWPELGGLRLMGSAALGLAYVACGRLDAYIHPYLYPWDLAGAVALVEGAKGKMTDWQGKPATIHSREIVAGNEIVHRQFLALIEGQPQLRFNDI
- a CDS encoding aminotransferase class I/II-fold pyridoxal phosphate-dependent enzyme, whose protein sequence is MKKCTARRLDKVPPSGIRKFFDLISSMEGVISMGVGEPDFATPWHITEAAIRSLEQGFTMYTSNAGMLELRRELSAYLKRTYNLDYDPDTELLITSGVSEGLDLAVRAIIDPGNEVIMPDPAYVAYPACVLFADGVPVQVPTYCENEFRLPASDVEAAITPRTKAILIGYPSNPTGAVMEMERLAEIADVARRRKLLVISDEIYNLLVYDMEPTSFACLPGMKDYTIMLGGFSKAYAMTGWRIGYAAASHEIIAAMTKIHQYTALCAPTMGQIAAIEALRSGEPEAKRMIEEYDRRRHVIVKGLNNMGLDCFEPRGAFYAFPSIRSTGMSSEEFAESLLMEEKVAVVPGTAFGKCGEGHIRCCYATSMSNIGEALNRMARFVHKHRPV
- a CDS encoding Lrp/AsnC family transcriptional regulator gives rise to the protein MSGRLETRPKGDGMRKILEILENDARATPKQIATMTGISVAEVKNIIKKAERKRVIVKYKTMINWEKVGHDEKVWAMIEVKMQPQKDVGFDAVAERIYRFPQVRTLYLVSGTYDLAVFVVGKTMQEVASFVSQKLAPLDGVHGTVTHFLLKRYKEDGEILDAGGEDRRLPLTI